The following coding sequences lie in one Oncorhynchus kisutch isolate 150728-3 linkage group LG27, Okis_V2, whole genome shotgun sequence genomic window:
- the LOC109872317 gene encoding protein FAM78B gives MYILVRYHLLPPSLVLLTLLLASTMGCIQSIACKPRIRRENIVVYEVSASIDQCPTVIEENSPIVLRYKTPYFRASAGIVMPPVPRNETWVVGWIQACTQMEFYNTYGDIGMSSWELPELREGRVKAISDSDGVSYPWYGNTTETVTLTGPTSKPSRLTVSMNDNFYPSVTWAVPISNSNTAMLSHITRDQSFITWLVAINSVTKERIVLQTVRWRMRVDIAVDPDMPLGSRASLVGRPHQEQPHILNYQEPILSNALGRPNANDAQVLMWRPRRGAPLVVIPPK, from the exons ATGTACATACTGGTCAGGTATCatctcctccctccgtctcttgTTCTGCTTACTCTGCTACTTGCCAGCACCATGGGCTGTATCCAGAGCATCGCCTGCAAGCCGCGCATTAGAAGGGAAAACATTGTAGTCTACGAGGTATCGGCCTCCATTGACCAGTGCCCAACGGTGATAGAGGAGAACTCGCCTATAGTGCTGCGGTATAAGACACCATATTTCAGGGCCTCAGCCGGGATCGTAATGCCTCCGGTGCCCCGCAATGAGACCTGGGTGGTGGGTTGGATCCAGGCTTGTACTCAAATGGAGTTCTACAATACTTATGGTGACATTGGCAT GTCCAGCTGGGAGTTACCGGAGCTCCGCGAGGGCCGGGTCAAGGCCATCAGCGACTCGGACGGGGTCAGCTACCCCTGGTACGGCAATACCACCGAGACTGTCACCCTCACGGGCCCCACGTCCAAGCCGTCGCGCCTCACGGTCAGCATGAACGACAACTTCTATCCCAGTGTGACCTGGGCCGTGCCCATCAGCAACAGCAACACAGCCATGCTGTCACACATCACCCGAGACCAGAGCTTCATCACCTGGCTGGTTGCCATCAACTCTGTCACCAAG GAGCGCATTGTGTTGCAGACGGTGCGGTGGCGGATGCGGGTGGACATCGCCGTGGACCCTGACATGCCCCTTGGCTCCCGGGCCTCCCTAGTGGGCCGTCCTCACCAGGAGCAGCCCCACATCCTCAACTATCAGGAGCCAATCCTCTCCAACGCCCTGGGACGACCCAATGCCAACGACGCCCAAGTGCTGATGTGGAGGCCCCGCAGAGGGGCGCCCCTAGTGGTCATACCGCCCAAATAA
- the LOC109871932 gene encoding UDP-N-acetylglucosamine transporter-like, with product MPKPGLSRLATSPDSMEASHLVSMSSPLVSPSKSRLKYMSLGVLVLQTTSLVLTMRYSRTLQGEGPRYLASSAVVLAELLKILICLLLIFYDHNFSFLVLNRVLKEEILNKPMETLKLAIPSGIYTLQNNLLYVALSNLDAATYQVTYQLKILTTALFSVSMLGKRLGLYQWLSLLILMTGIALVQWPSESLDGPAPTPLSAGSQLVGVIAVLIACFSSGFAGVYFEKILKGTKQSVWVRNIQLGLFGLVFGLMGVFVYDGERVRESGVFQGYNTLTWTVVALQALGGLVIAAVIKYADNILKGFATSLSIILSTLISYFWLVDFDPTSVFFLGAVLVLAATFLYGYEA from the exons CCTAAACCAGGCCTTTCACGCCTGGCCACATCCCCTGACTCTATGGAGGCATCTCACCTCGTTTCCATGTCATCGCCCCTTGTCTCCCCATCCAAGTCACGGCTCAAGTACATGTCCCTGGGTGTGCTGGTGCTGCAGACCACCTCACTGGTGCTTACCATGAGGTACTCGCGCACACTGCAAGGCGAGGGGCCCCGCTACCTAGCCTCCTCAGCCGTGGTGTTGGCCGAACTGCTTAAGATCCTCATCTGCCTGCTGCTCATTTTCTATGACCACA aCTTCAGTTTTCTTGTGTTGAATCGGGTGCTGAAGGAAGAGATTCTCAACAAGCCCATGGAGACGTTGAAGCTGGCCATCCCATCAGGCATCTACACACTCCAGAATAACCTTCTCTATGTCGCCCTGTCCAACCTGGACGCTGCTACCTACCAG GTGACGTACCAGCTGAAGATCCTGACCACGGCCCTGTTCTCAGTATCCATGCTGGGGAAGAGACTGGGGCTCTACCAGTGGCTGTCCCTGCTCATCCTCATGACTGGTATCGCTCTCGTTCAG TGGCCTTCGGAGTCTCTGGATGGGCCAGCTCCGACACCTCTGTCTGCAGGCTCCCAGTTAGTTGGTGTGATAGCCGTACTGATAGCCTGCTTCTCCAGTGGCTTCGCTGGAGTCTACTTTGAGAAGATCCTCAAAGGGACCAAACAGAGTGTGTGGGTCCGCAACATCCAGCTAG gtTTGTTTGGCCTGGTGTTTGGTCTAATGGGAGTGTTTGTGTACgacggagagagagtgagggagtccGGAGTGTTCCAAGGCTACAACACACTCACCTGGACTGTTGTGGCCCTGCAG GCTCTGGGTGGGTTGGTCATAGCAGCAGTCATTAAGTATGCAGACAACATCCTGAAGGGGTTTGCCACCTCACTCTCCATCATCCTGTCAACACTCATATCCTACTTCTGGTTGGTGGACTTCGACCCCACCAg cgtGTTCTTCCTAGGAGCAGTGCTGGTCCTTGCTGCCACCTTCCTGTATGGCTATGAGGCTTAG